A single window of Phycisphaerae bacterium DNA harbors:
- a CDS encoding LysM peptidoglycan-binding domain-containing protein — MTTETRVGIVAGLMIVVSASVYFFYGSDTSDDSILVSTPTRVSLPPKIPPAADRPPKVADKTPAAPQRVARSPRRTPTAQSTDQLAQSTPPMRPIRPTAQPTQPAVEIASAAKASDSPIVLRTAPSLELVEATRENLRENDIPNSDDPPANPKATPISTVPQPLPRGAPMVVSRTPEVVNISPTPASDSSSSSRRPSLREMPESMWSSRTHTVSEGDTLSDISKQHFGDTSRVDDILAANPHVKSARHLKIGDVLTLPASTGSTARAASPAAALDKTSVSRAAAPDPNVRVTSVATMVAPPPSRTYIVQTGDTLYSIARKQYGSSKRWEDIFRLNKAALKNNPARLSSGMALKLPE, encoded by the coding sequence ATGACGACCGAAACGCGGGTTGGAATCGTCGCCGGGCTGATGATCGTCGTCTCGGCGAGCGTCTATTTCTTTTACGGCAGCGACACCAGCGACGACAGCATCCTCGTCTCCACGCCGACGCGCGTCAGCCTCCCGCCGAAGATTCCTCCCGCCGCCGACCGCCCGCCCAAGGTCGCGGACAAAACGCCTGCCGCGCCGCAGCGCGTGGCGCGTTCGCCGCGCCGCACCCCCACCGCCCAGTCAACCGATCAACTCGCGCAGTCGACCCCGCCGATGCGGCCCATTCGGCCGACCGCCCAACCGACGCAGCCGGCGGTCGAAATCGCGTCGGCCGCAAAGGCCTCCGATTCCCCCATTGTTTTGCGGACTGCCCCTTCGTTGGAACTGGTCGAGGCCACAAGGGAAAACCTTCGCGAAAACGATATCCCCAATAGCGATGATCCTCCGGCCAATCCGAAGGCGACCCCTATCTCGACCGTGCCGCAACCCCTCCCGCGCGGCGCGCCGATGGTCGTCTCTCGTACTCCAGAGGTGGTCAACATATCGCCGACACCGGCCTCCGATTCGTCCAGTTCTTCCAGGAGGCCCAGCCTGAGGGAGATGCCCGAGTCGATGTGGAGCAGCCGGACGCATACGGTCTCCGAAGGTGACACCCTGTCGGATATCTCCAAGCAGCATTTCGGCGACACCTCGCGCGTGGACGACATCCTCGCCGCCAACCCGCACGTGAAGAGCGCGCGGCATCTCAAGATCGGCGACGTGCTGACGCTCCCGGCGTCAACCGGTTCAACCGCGCGCGCCGCATCGCCCGCCGCCGCTCTCGACAAAACTTCCGTGTCCCGGGCCGCCGCACCGGACCCCAACGTGCGCGTCACCAGCGTCGCGACCATGGTCGCGCCCCCGCCCAGCCGAACCTACATCGTGCAAACCGGCGATACGCTCTACTCCATCGCCCGAAAGCAATACGGCAGCAGCAAGCGCTGGGAAGACATCTTCCGCCTCAATAAAGCCGCCCTCAAAAACAACCCCGCCCGCCTGTCCTCCGGAATGGCCCTGAAGCTGCCGGAGTAG
- a CDS encoding VCBS repeat-containing protein, with amino-acid sequence MTSLCVGFYRLPALRTVGWVASFALWVGIGRPSPSLGDDPSDVPQVAKFVDPARDDWQSEVQADQAKHRLSELADSLIKDHTLTDEAAGAFFAPGCSIGSLRPSSLKEAIIGDWRVCRPADTSKKLRPPAIAFDDFLRPHHEGQGLRMEMKIVGVEAGKEGSFTTTVMVHTFSHTAQRRLQQNARWHVEWRKGDREDRPVIAGISSVDFSEIVVPKAAFTDCTRAVITRDETWSPILSHGCDYWYGRIDAVGETNFMGHQGIAVGDVNGDDLDDLYIAMGTGLPNKLLVQQPDGTVQETSAQAAVDWLDDTKGVLLIDFDNDGDQDLVSAMGPSILFSINDGRGRFTPAGAARASTNGAFFSLAAADYDLDGDLDIYGCRYVEVQYGVSIPVPFEDANNGPPNILLRNDGPRGFADITLSSGIDQNNRRFSTAAAWADYDDDGDPDLYVSNDFGRNNLYRNDGGRFVDVAAEAGVDDQAAGMGVSWSDYDRDGDLDLYVSNMYSGAGNRIAYQPRFHEKAAPSTLQGIQRHTRGNTLLINQGNGRFKTASDGAGAAMGRWAWGAKFVDINNDGWDDIVCPNGFLTGPRPDDL; translated from the coding sequence GTGACATCGCTCTGTGTCGGTTTCTATCGATTACCCGCCCTCCGAACAGTCGGCTGGGTTGCAAGTTTCGCCCTTTGGGTCGGGATTGGACGCCCATCTCCATCGCTCGGCGATGACCCGTCCGACGTACCCCAAGTCGCGAAATTCGTAGACCCCGCTCGCGATGATTGGCAGTCCGAAGTTCAGGCGGACCAGGCCAAACACCGCTTGTCCGAATTGGCGGATTCGCTGATCAAGGACCATACGCTCACGGATGAAGCCGCCGGGGCATTCTTCGCCCCCGGATGCAGCATCGGCTCCTTGCGGCCGAGCTCTTTGAAGGAAGCAATCATCGGCGATTGGCGCGTTTGCCGCCCAGCGGACACTTCGAAAAAGCTCCGCCCGCCCGCAATAGCCTTCGATGATTTTCTGCGACCTCACCACGAGGGTCAGGGGCTGCGGATGGAGATGAAGATCGTTGGCGTCGAGGCCGGCAAGGAGGGATCGTTCACGACGACCGTCATGGTCCACACGTTTTCCCATACCGCGCAGCGCCGACTCCAACAGAACGCCCGCTGGCACGTGGAGTGGCGCAAGGGCGATCGCGAGGACCGGCCCGTTATCGCGGGGATAAGCTCCGTCGATTTTTCTGAAATCGTCGTTCCCAAGGCCGCCTTTACCGATTGCACGCGCGCGGTGATCACCCGCGACGAGACCTGGTCCCCGATCCTGTCCCATGGCTGCGACTATTGGTATGGCCGTATCGACGCCGTCGGTGAGACGAATTTCATGGGACACCAGGGCATCGCCGTCGGCGATGTGAACGGAGACGACCTGGACGACCTGTATATCGCGATGGGGACCGGACTGCCCAACAAGCTGCTCGTTCAGCAGCCGGACGGCACGGTTCAAGAAACGTCGGCGCAGGCCGCCGTCGACTGGCTCGATGACACGAAAGGCGTTTTGCTCATCGACTTCGACAATGACGGCGATCAGGACCTCGTCAGTGCGATGGGCCCCAGCATCCTCTTCTCGATCAACGACGGCCGAGGGCGATTCACGCCCGCCGGTGCCGCGCGGGCGTCCACGAACGGCGCATTTTTCTCGCTCGCGGCCGCGGACTACGACCTGGACGGCGACCTGGACATTTACGGTTGCCGTTATGTGGAAGTGCAATACGGGGTCAGTATCCCGGTGCCCTTCGAAGATGCGAACAATGGGCCTCCGAACATCCTCCTGCGCAACGACGGTCCCCGCGGATTCGCCGACATCACCTTGTCATCCGGTATCGACCAGAATAACCGGCGCTTCAGCACCGCGGCCGCCTGGGCGGATTACGACGATGACGGCGATCCCGATCTGTACGTATCCAACGACTTCGGCCGCAACAATCTTTATCGCAACGACGGCGGCCGCTTTGTCGATGTCGCGGCCGAGGCCGGCGTCGATGACCAGGCCGCCGGCATGGGCGTCAGCTGGTCGGACTACGATCGCGATGGCGACCTCGACCTTTATGTCAGCAACATGTATTCCGGCGCCGGCAACCGGATCGCTTATCAACCGCGCTTTCACGAGAAGGCCGCGCCCTCGACGCTTCAAGGGATTCAAAGGCACACGCGCGGTAACACGCTGCTCATCAACCAGGGAAATGGACGGTTCAAAACGGCCAGCGACGGGGCCGGCGCCGCCATGGGGCGATGGGCTTGGGGGGCGAAATTCGTAGATATCAACAATGACGGATGGGATGATATCGTTTGCCCCAACGGGTTTCTAACCGGTCCGCGACCGGACGACCTGTGA
- a CDS encoding ASPIC/UnbV domain-containing protein, with protein MSRLMLCGFSWSGRERKCVFLNLRDGSFADVSALSGIDYVEDGRAVATTDWDGDGDLDLWMKFRSGPQIRFLRNDQPPASRWVAFQLVGKSCNRDAIGGKVLLEIGGQRAIRAVAAGDGYLSQSSKWLQFGLPETGDIQRVTVKWPGGPSSEFTGLEANARYRITQGSDRPERLPDRRSRLEDRPIEPAEPPASARLVLKVPFSLPPGLLAETGASRDSNRASLIALWASWCAPCLSELQELAREKTRLAEVGLRVCPLNVDKPEDRTKAAAVFERAIKTGKDSADWQSLEAAPGTIEALDAVLKHVRDREGLASLPLSLLVDSAGKLQVIYIGKVGLDDLVSDASTYGGDRVPPHKRSVFPGRWYFDVPRNLADLARDLRSRARPDDAAFMERLNAQRPDAR; from the coding sequence ATGAGTCGCTTGATGTTGTGCGGCTTTTCCTGGAGCGGGCGGGAGCGCAAATGCGTGTTCCTCAATCTGCGGGACGGCAGCTTCGCGGATGTGTCAGCGCTATCGGGAATTGATTATGTGGAAGACGGCCGCGCCGTTGCGACGACCGACTGGGACGGTGACGGTGACCTTGATCTATGGATGAAGTTCCGCTCCGGACCGCAGATTCGCTTTTTGCGAAACGATCAACCCCCCGCTAGCCGCTGGGTCGCATTTCAACTGGTTGGAAAGTCGTGCAACCGCGACGCCATCGGCGGAAAGGTGTTGTTGGAAATCGGCGGTCAACGCGCCATACGCGCGGTCGCCGCCGGTGATGGTTATTTATCGCAGTCCAGCAAGTGGCTGCAGTTCGGTCTGCCGGAGACGGGTGACATCCAACGGGTCACTGTAAAGTGGCCCGGCGGTCCGTCCAGCGAATTCACCGGACTTGAGGCGAACGCCCGCTACCGCATCACGCAAGGCTCGGATCGTCCGGAGCGCCTTCCGGACCGCCGTTCGCGACTGGAAGATCGGCCGATCGAGCCGGCGGAGCCGCCGGCCTCAGCGAGGTTGGTTTTGAAAGTTCCATTCTCATTGCCGCCGGGGTTGCTCGCCGAAACTGGTGCGTCGCGGGACTCCAATCGTGCTTCCCTGATTGCGCTCTGGGCAAGTTGGTGCGCGCCATGCCTCTCCGAGCTGCAGGAACTCGCTCGCGAAAAAACGAGGCTCGCGGAAGTCGGGCTCCGCGTCTGCCCGCTGAACGTCGACAAGCCGGAGGATCGCACGAAAGCAGCGGCTGTGTTTGAGCGCGCCATAAAGACGGGGAAGGATTCCGCCGACTGGCAATCGTTGGAGGCCGCGCCGGGTACGATCGAAGCGCTTGATGCCGTCCTTAAGCACGTGCGCGACCGAGAGGGCCTGGCATCTTTGCCGCTTAGTTTGCTGGTGGATTCGGCCGGGAAGCTCCAAGTCATCTACATCGGAAAAGTGGGTTTGGACGATCTGGTATCGGATGCGTCTACTTACGGGGGCGACCGTGTGCCACCGCACAAGCGAAGCGTCTTTCCCGGTCGCTGGTATTTTGACGTACCGAGGAATCTCGCGGACCTGGCGCGCGACCTTCGATCGCGAGCACGCCCGGACGACGCGGCGTTCATGGAACGCTTGAATGCCCAGCGCCCCGACGCGCGGTGA
- a CDS encoding VCBS repeat-containing protein: MNSRSFFFAPIVIFLFCYPAQGQWVRFNNESATRLSAVPANGTNDVDEKDYAWGDVDKDGDIDLVSVRKEPFTSAGKRTNVLYMNEGGVLTDRTSLYATEADVVGDMGFLTPTNDRDVLLVDVNLDTWLDIVTATTISDGDPKHIGHPRIYINKTESGGVWQGFRFENSRIPTMTSLTGGSFNPRFCSVAAGDLTGDGAPELWFGDYDSSGAGGVSEPAGADFDDRLLINNGNGFFTDETPTRFSGTITVGGTPYPFRRSAFGAAAAIVDMNNDGKLDIVKQTSLNPPQYIGIAYNKLATPGFFDTYQSVYTSAPYFVTPADLNNDNRMDLIVTDDATDRYLLNNGNNVQGLATFSTFTFPAATGGFGSQSVAADLDRDNWKDVLISDVDVDIGPCGSRQGDILRNNGNAPSVTFVADPGDIPSNMLVGVHNFAVFDINGDNWLDLVIGRCNTTEVWINVPPTGVLFTYPEGLPSNVPPGMISTFQVQATGVEGTIFDEESVAVFYRINGGAWSSQRLTALGPPGLYEAVLPSAPCPQRIDYYFSADAVGGGAFTGPPGAPGSHHSAVAAIGLESTVEDFESGAGGWTVLNENGITLGIWERADPNGTLNSTAPAAPEDDAQAGTDKVYCFVSDDGPVGGAAGANDVDGGPTHLISPLIDLTDSDAIISYARWVYSSTGGASTPDSLIVSVSNNDGANWTQVEAFTTDSANWQTNSFQVGDFFPGQPLSANVRVRFSIQDTPNNSVTEAAIDVVEISKYVCASPCACPADLNGDQQRSGLDIQEFLACFLGGGSNCACGNLDGTVGMQDADIPLFVDTLLVGDECPP, translated from the coding sequence TTGAATTCACGGTCTTTCTTCTTCGCCCCCATAGTCATTTTCTTATTTTGCTATCCGGCGCAGGGACAATGGGTCCGTTTCAACAACGAGTCCGCCACCCGGCTCTCGGCCGTTCCGGCCAACGGCACGAATGACGTGGATGAGAAGGATTACGCGTGGGGCGACGTCGATAAAGACGGGGACATCGACCTGGTGAGTGTGCGGAAGGAACCCTTCACGTCGGCCGGCAAACGGACGAACGTACTCTACATGAACGAAGGCGGGGTGCTGACCGATCGCACCTCGCTGTATGCGACTGAAGCGGATGTCGTCGGGGACATGGGGTTTCTGACGCCGACGAACGATCGCGACGTCCTGCTCGTGGACGTCAATCTCGACACCTGGCTCGACATCGTCACGGCGACGACGATCAGCGACGGGGACCCGAAGCACATCGGCCATCCCCGCATTTACATCAACAAGACCGAATCCGGCGGCGTCTGGCAGGGTTTCCGCTTCGAGAATTCGAGAATTCCGACAATGACGAGCCTGACGGGCGGCAGCTTCAACCCGCGTTTTTGCAGCGTGGCCGCTGGGGACCTGACCGGGGACGGCGCGCCGGAACTTTGGTTCGGCGATTACGACAGCAGCGGCGCCGGCGGTGTCTCCGAACCCGCGGGCGCTGATTTTGACGACCGATTGCTGATCAACAACGGTAACGGGTTCTTCACGGATGAAACCCCGACGCGGTTCTCCGGCACCATTACCGTCGGCGGCACGCCCTATCCGTTCCGGCGATCGGCCTTCGGCGCCGCGGCGGCCATCGTCGACATGAACAACGACGGAAAACTGGACATCGTCAAGCAAACTTCGCTGAACCCTCCGCAATACATTGGAATCGCCTACAACAAGCTGGCGACGCCCGGTTTCTTTGACACTTACCAGAGCGTCTACACCTCGGCGCCGTACTTTGTGACGCCCGCGGATTTGAACAATGACAATCGGATGGACCTCATCGTAACGGATGACGCGACCGATCGTTACCTTCTCAACAACGGCAACAACGTCCAGGGCCTGGCCACGTTCAGCACGTTCACCTTTCCCGCCGCCACAGGCGGTTTCGGCAGCCAGTCCGTCGCCGCCGACTTGGACCGCGACAACTGGAAAGACGTCCTTATCTCCGACGTGGACGTGGATATAGGTCCGTGCGGATCGCGTCAGGGCGACATCCTTCGCAACAATGGAAACGCGCCCAGTGTTACCTTCGTCGCCGATCCCGGAGATATCCCGTCCAACATGCTGGTCGGCGTGCACAACTTCGCCGTCTTCGACATCAACGGCGACAACTGGCTCGATCTCGTGATCGGGCGTTGCAACACCACCGAGGTCTGGATCAACGTACCTCCGACCGGCGTCCTCTTCACGTATCCAGAAGGGTTGCCTTCCAATGTCCCGCCTGGAATGATCTCCACGTTTCAAGTTCAGGCGACCGGCGTCGAAGGCACCATCTTCGACGAAGAGAGCGTGGCCGTTTTTTACCGAATCAACGGCGGCGCCTGGAGTTCGCAACGACTGACCGCGCTCGGACCGCCCGGTCTCTATGAGGCGGTCTTGCCTTCCGCGCCCTGTCCGCAGCGCATCGATTATTATTTCAGCGCGGATGCCGTTGGCGGCGGGGCCTTTACCGGGCCGCCGGGGGCACCGGGATCGCACCATTCCGCCGTCGCCGCGATTGGCCTCGAATCCACGGTTGAAGATTTCGAAAGCGGAGCCGGTGGTTGGACAGTCTTGAATGAAAACGGGATTACTCTGGGAATCTGGGAACGCGCGGACCCCAACGGGACGTTGAATTCCACCGCCCCGGCCGCTCCCGAGGATGATGCCCAGGCGGGCACCGACAAAGTTTATTGCTTTGTCTCGGACGACGGTCCGGTTGGCGGCGCCGCCGGCGCTAACGACGTCGACGGGGGCCCGACCCACCTGATCTCGCCACTCATCGACCTGACGGACTCGGACGCGATCATTTCCTATGCGCGCTGGGTTTACAGCTCGACGGGCGGAGCGTCAACGCCGGATTCACTGATCGTCTCCGTCTCAAACAACGATGGCGCCAACTGGACCCAGGTCGAGGCCTTCACCACTGATTCAGCAAATTGGCAGACGAATAGCTTCCAAGTCGGCGATTTCTTTCCCGGGCAGCCGCTGTCGGCCAATGTCCGGGTGCGATTCTCGATTCAGGATACACCGAATAACTCGGTCACGGAGGCGGCGATCGACGTCGTCGAAATATCCAAATATGTCTGCGCATCCCCGTGCGCCTGCCCTGCCGATTTGAATGGCGACCAACAGCGCTCCGGGTTGGACATTCAGGAGTTCCTTGCGTGCTTTTTGGGCGGGGGATCCAACTGCGCTTGCGGAAACCTCGACGGGACGGTGGGTATGCAGGACGCCGATATTCCACTATTTGTTGATACGCTTCTCGTCGGCGACGAATGTCCACCTTGA
- a CDS encoding di-heme oxidoredictase family protein, protein MRGRHIAIRVSAILATLIYAGALWAVDPQPRMGQPLAGMSPVELARFNTGKTAFEKTFTIEEGLGPIMNQQSCASCHNNPVGGSGSIAVTRFGLFDEKGGGFFPMESQGGSLLQNLAINETCAEVIPPGANVTTLRITTSSLGIGLLEAIPDADLLANESPGPTISGRAHMVTAFEDPPGSPLRVGRFGWKAQVATVLTFSADAALNEMGITNRFVLAENDPNGVDPPTLGECDTVADPEDGPDGEGFDFIDRVTDFQRFLASPPQTPKSGMAGEALFVSVGCAQCHIPSFVTSNSPSLETAIRNKTIRPYSDFLLHDMGALGDGIGQGDAEVREMRTPPLWGIRARDPMLHDGRAAAGTFASRITTAITEHGGFGSEALPSATAYAALLPAQKQQVIAFLDSLGRAEFDADGDNDIDAADLIAMADCYDGSGGYTPDDPCAIMDIDQDGDVDDNDFTAFLTVYAGPQGDCNGNSVNDARDLFLGTSTDCNLNALPDECDPESEDLAIFVALLLDQITDPVLICMLDKNHDTVVNGADIAPFVVAYLAP, encoded by the coding sequence ATGCGTGGGAGACACATCGCGATTCGAGTGTCGGCCATCCTGGCGACACTGATCTACGCCGGTGCGCTTTGGGCCGTCGACCCTCAGCCGCGCATGGGGCAACCACTCGCCGGAATGTCGCCCGTCGAACTGGCTCGCTTCAACACCGGCAAGACGGCATTCGAAAAGACGTTCACGATCGAAGAGGGGCTCGGCCCGATCATGAACCAGCAGAGTTGCGCGAGTTGCCACAACAACCCGGTGGGCGGCTCCGGGTCCATTGCCGTTACGCGCTTTGGCTTGTTCGACGAAAAAGGCGGCGGCTTCTTTCCGATGGAATCGCAAGGCGGATCGCTTCTCCAGAATCTCGCCATCAACGAAACCTGCGCCGAAGTCATTCCCCCCGGGGCCAACGTCACGACGCTTCGAATCACCACCTCTTCCCTCGGCATCGGCTTGCTCGAGGCCATCCCGGACGCGGACCTTCTCGCGAATGAAAGTCCCGGACCAACGATCAGCGGCCGCGCGCACATGGTGACCGCCTTTGAGGATCCGCCGGGTAGCCCGCTTCGCGTCGGCCGGTTCGGCTGGAAGGCCCAGGTCGCCACGGTGCTGACCTTTTCCGCTGACGCCGCGCTAAACGAAATGGGGATTACCAACCGCTTTGTGTTGGCCGAAAACGATCCCAATGGCGTCGATCCACCCACGCTCGGCGAATGTGACACGGTCGCGGATCCGGAGGACGGACCCGATGGCGAAGGCTTTGATTTCATCGATCGCGTAACCGATTTTCAGCGGTTTCTCGCCTCACCGCCCCAAACCCCGAAGTCGGGCATGGCCGGAGAAGCATTGTTCGTTTCGGTCGGATGCGCTCAATGCCACATTCCCTCCTTTGTGACGTCGAACAGCCCGTCGCTGGAAACGGCGATCCGCAACAAAACGATCCGGCCCTACTCTGATTTTCTTCTTCACGACATGGGCGCCCTCGGCGACGGCATCGGTCAGGGCGACGCCGAAGTTCGGGAGATGCGAACGCCGCCGTTGTGGGGAATTCGCGCACGCGACCCCATGTTGCACGACGGCCGGGCCGCCGCCGGTACCTTTGCCTCGCGCATCACGACCGCGATTACCGAGCACGGCGGCTTCGGCAGCGAAGCCCTCCCCTCTGCGACCGCGTACGCAGCCCTGTTGCCGGCCCAGAAGCAGCAGGTGATTGCCTTCCTGGATTCGCTCGGCCGCGCCGAGTTCGACGCCGACGGCGACAACGACATCGACGCCGCCGATCTGATCGCAATGGCTGATTGTTACGACGGATCCGGGGGCTATACGCCCGACGACCCCTGCGCGATCATGGACATTGATCAGGATGGCGATGTTGACGACAACGATTTCACGGCTTTTCTGACGGTCTATGCCGGTCCCCAGGGAGACTGCAACGGCAATTCGGTGAATGACGCACGCGACCTTTTTCTCGGGACGAGCACCGACTGCAACCTCAATGCCCTGCCGGATGAGTGCGATCCTGAATCGGAAGATCTGGCCATCTTCGTCGCCCTGCTCCTTGACCAGATTACGGACCCGGTCCTGATCTGCATGCTCGATAAGAACCATGACACCGTCGTCAACGGGGCGGACATCGCTCCGTTCGTGGTCGCCTATCTCGCTCCTTAG